A portion of the Corynebacterium ammoniagenes DSM 20306 genome contains these proteins:
- the trpB gene encoding tryptophan synthase subunit beta, translated as MTESSRETLLPAYFGEFGGQFVPESLIPALDQLEQAFVDAMDDESFQKELADLLRDYLGRPTPITEVHKLGGKARIFLKREDLVHGGAHKTNQVLGQALLAKRMGKTRIIAETGAGQHGTATALACALLDLECVVYMGAKDVARQQPNVFRMELMGAKVIPVDTGSGTLKDAVNEALRDWTATFHESHYLLGTAAGPHPFPTIVREFHRVISTEAKAQMLERIGGLPELVVACVGGGSNAIGMFADFIDEENVELVGAEPAGAGLDSGKHGATINNGTVGILHGARSFLMRNSDGQVEESYSISAGLDYPGVGPQHAHLHATGRAKYVGITDAEALEAFQLLSQQEGIIPALESSHALAYALKRKDEDINILVSLSGRGDKDIDHVRQTLEENPELVLNKDILQDTADKEKN; from the coding sequence ATGACTGAATCATCCCGGGAAACTTTGCTTCCTGCCTACTTCGGAGAATTTGGCGGACAATTCGTTCCTGAATCCCTCATTCCTGCGCTCGACCAACTGGAGCAGGCCTTTGTGGACGCTATGGACGATGAGTCCTTCCAGAAGGAACTAGCGGATCTACTTCGCGATTACTTGGGGCGTCCGACCCCCATCACCGAGGTGCACAAGCTCGGTGGCAAGGCGCGTATTTTTCTCAAGCGCGAGGACTTAGTCCACGGTGGCGCGCACAAGACGAACCAGGTTTTAGGCCAGGCACTGCTGGCCAAGCGCATGGGTAAAACCCGAATCATCGCCGAAACTGGTGCTGGGCAACACGGGACCGCCACCGCATTAGCGTGCGCGCTCCTCGATCTCGAGTGCGTGGTCTACATGGGCGCCAAAGACGTCGCCCGCCAGCAGCCCAATGTCTTCCGCATGGAATTGATGGGAGCCAAGGTTATCCCAGTCGATACCGGCTCTGGAACGCTGAAAGACGCCGTCAATGAAGCTCTGCGCGACTGGACCGCAACCTTCCATGAGTCGCACTACCTCTTAGGCACTGCGGCAGGCCCACACCCATTCCCCACGATCGTGCGCGAATTCCACCGCGTCATCTCCACCGAGGCCAAAGCTCAAATGCTTGAGCGCATCGGCGGTCTGCCCGAACTAGTAGTTGCTTGCGTGGGCGGCGGCTCCAATGCCATCGGCATGTTCGCAGACTTTATTGACGAAGAAAATGTCGAACTCGTCGGCGCAGAGCCCGCCGGCGCAGGGTTAGATTCTGGCAAGCATGGCGCCACCATCAATAACGGCACCGTCGGCATCTTGCACGGTGCGCGCAGCTTCCTGATGCGCAATAGCGACGGTCAGGTGGAGGAGTCCTACTCCATCTCTGCCGGCTTGGACTATCCCGGCGTCGGCCCACAGCACGCACACCTGCACGCCACTGGGCGCGCAAAGTACGTTGGAATTACGGACGCGGAAGCTCTCGAAGCGTTCCAGCTCCTGTCGCAACAAGAAGGCATCATTCCCGCGCTTGAGTCTTCGCACGCGCTGGCTTATGCGCTCAAGCGCAAAGACGAAGACATCAACATCCTGGTGTCACTGTCCGGCCGCGGCGATAAGGATATCGACCACGTACGACAGACTTTGGAAGAGAACCCCGAATTGGTGCTCAACAAAGATATCCTCCAGGACACCGCTGACAAGGAGAAGAATTAA
- the trpCF gene encoding bifunctional indole-3-glycerol-phosphate synthase TrpC/phosphoribosylanthranilate isomerase TrpF — translation MPNNHPLPTVLEGIVDNRRTHLGDIAKRIAHVDVRNLPRSTRSLYDNLHGATNAFIMECKSSSPSLGLIREHYEPGAIARIYSRYAAGISVLCEPDKFGGDYDHLQTVSLSSHLPVLCKDFIVDEVQIHAARYYGADAILLMLSVLDDEEYTRLQDEAHRLGLDVLTEVIDAEEVERAIRLGANIFGINHRNLHDLSIDLTRSKTLAALLPEGAVVVSESGIRDNKTVRALGGHSNAFLVGSQLTSTPDIDEAARQLVYGHNKVCGLTTWSAAQTARAAGAVYGGLVFEEASPRNVSRETAEDIIAHEPDLDYVAVSRRTEGWADLATIKGITALQLHAPYQGSIEAELDYVHSVIQEVKDAGITIAATKDEDLDFGAEQERGLHIWRAVSMSQEDGPALAQALIKEKVIDRVVLDSGDGGTGTSFDWSTIPSEVLDSALLAGGIGPHNIAEALKIGTVGVDLNSGLETEKGTKDSGLIARAFATIRYFHA, via the coding sequence ATGCCAAATAATCATCCACTACCCACGGTGTTGGAAGGAATTGTTGACAACCGTCGCACGCATCTCGGCGACATCGCCAAGCGAATTGCGCACGTCGATGTCCGCAACCTGCCACGCTCAACCCGCTCGCTTTATGACAACCTGCATGGTGCTACCAATGCCTTCATCATGGAGTGCAAGTCTTCTTCTCCCTCCTTGGGGCTGATTCGTGAGCACTATGAGCCTGGTGCCATCGCGCGTATTTACTCCCGTTATGCCGCGGGCATTTCCGTGCTGTGCGAACCCGATAAATTTGGCGGGGATTATGACCATCTGCAAACTGTGTCTTTATCCTCGCACCTTCCGGTGCTGTGCAAGGACTTCATCGTTGATGAGGTGCAAATCCACGCCGCGCGCTACTACGGCGCCGATGCCATTTTGCTGATGCTGTCCGTCTTAGATGATGAGGAATACACCCGCCTGCAAGATGAGGCACACCGCCTGGGTCTGGATGTGCTCACCGAGGTTATTGACGCGGAAGAAGTAGAGCGTGCGATTCGTCTCGGCGCTAATATTTTCGGCATCAACCACCGCAACCTCCACGATCTCAGTATTGATTTGACGCGCTCGAAGACCCTGGCAGCATTGCTGCCCGAAGGCGCCGTGGTCGTTTCCGAGTCTGGCATTCGCGATAACAAGACCGTCCGCGCGCTCGGTGGTCATTCCAACGCGTTCTTAGTGGGATCGCAATTGACCTCCACGCCGGATATTGATGAAGCTGCCCGCCAATTGGTCTATGGCCACAACAAGGTCTGTGGGCTGACCACGTGGTCCGCCGCCCAAACTGCCCGCGCGGCTGGCGCAGTCTATGGCGGCCTTGTCTTTGAAGAGGCTTCTCCGCGCAATGTTTCACGTGAAACCGCAGAGGACATTATCGCTCATGAGCCTGACCTAGACTACGTTGCCGTCTCCCGCCGAACGGAGGGCTGGGCGGACTTGGCTACCATCAAGGGTATTACGGCACTGCAGCTGCATGCTCCTTACCAAGGCAGCATCGAGGCAGAACTGGATTATGTCCACTCCGTCATCCAAGAGGTTAAAGACGCTGGCATTACCATCGCGGCTACCAAAGATGAAGACCTCGACTTTGGCGCAGAGCAGGAGAGAGGTCTGCACATCTGGCGCGCCGTGTCTATGAGCCAGGAAGATGGCCCGGCTCTGGCCCAAGCTCTGATTAAGGAAAAGGTCATCGATCGCGTCGTCTTAGACTCCGGCGACGGCGGCACCGGCACCAGCTTTGACTGGTCCACGATTCCTTCCGAGGTTCTGGATTCCGCTTTGTTGGCTGGCGGCATTGGCCCGCACAATATCGCGGAAGCGCTTAAAATTGGCACCGTTGGCGTGGATCTGAATTCCGGACTGGAGACAGAAAAGGGCACGAAAGACTCCGGCCTGATCGCTCGCGCATTTGCCACCATTCGATATTTTCATGCTTAA
- a CDS encoding SdpI family protein, whose amino-acid sequence MVAVGLILLVFALYWLIFGALATARRLPGNKYFGLRIPDVRKSKEAWDGSHVVAGPVWILAGVSFLFGALVAFRASGWMWLIPVATVLIAIVAISVGSNLGARAAHLYTLKDQEENGGCSSEGGCSCGSGGCGSSAEAPQVDMDALRNAVKNVEGA is encoded by the coding sequence ATGGTCGCTGTTGGTTTGATCCTATTGGTTTTCGCCTTGTATTGGCTAATTTTCGGTGCTTTAGCTACCGCTCGTCGCCTTCCAGGAAATAAGTATTTTGGTCTGCGTATCCCAGATGTACGCAAGTCGAAAGAAGCCTGGGATGGCTCGCACGTCGTGGCCGGCCCAGTATGGATCCTCGCTGGCGTATCTTTCCTCTTTGGCGCACTCGTTGCCTTCCGCGCTTCGGGTTGGATGTGGCTGATCCCCGTCGCCACCGTTCTCATCGCAATTGTTGCAATCTCGGTCGGTTCCAACTTGGGCGCGCGGGCAGCCCACCTGTACACGCTTAAAGATCAAGAGGAGAACGGCGGCTGCAGCTCCGAAGGTGGCTGCAGCTGTGGCTCCGGCGGATGCGGTTCTTCTGCAGAAGCTCCACAAGTTGATATGGACGCACTCCGCAACGCAGTCAAAAATGTCGAAGGTGCCTAA
- the trpA gene encoding tryptophan synthase subunit alpha, with product MSATRDGVARFEQLFSQLKEKNEGAFVPFIMLNDPTPDASLEIIRTVVNAGADALELGVPFSDPVADGPTIQGSHLRALDGGATVDGALNLVRQIREEFPDTPLGMLIYGNVPFTRGLDTFYEEFGAAGADAILLPDVPVREGAPFAAAAEKAGVAPVFIAPARATERTLEGVAKYSKGYIYAVSRDGVTGTEVESDTLGLDEVVANIHRYNGAPALLGFGISTPEHVADAVAAGAAGAITGSAITKIVDRYVSRETEDSPGAITDLDALKQEITDYVSQMKAATKK from the coding sequence ATGTCTGCTACCCGTGATGGCGTCGCTCGTTTTGAACAGCTCTTCTCCCAACTGAAGGAGAAGAATGAAGGTGCCTTCGTACCCTTCATCATGCTCAATGACCCGACCCCAGATGCCAGTTTGGAAATCATCCGCACCGTGGTCAACGCCGGCGCCGATGCACTTGAGCTTGGCGTGCCCTTCTCCGATCCGGTTGCCGATGGCCCCACCATTCAAGGCTCACACCTTCGCGCCCTAGATGGCGGCGCGACTGTCGATGGTGCACTCAACCTCGTTCGCCAAATCCGCGAGGAATTCCCCGATACACCTTTGGGCATGCTCATTTATGGCAACGTGCCCTTTACCCGCGGGCTGGACACATTCTACGAAGAGTTCGGTGCCGCCGGCGCCGATGCCATCTTGCTTCCCGATGTCCCCGTACGTGAGGGCGCTCCGTTCGCTGCGGCAGCAGAGAAAGCCGGTGTAGCACCTGTCTTCATCGCGCCCGCACGAGCCACGGAACGCACCCTAGAAGGCGTTGCGAAGTATTCCAAGGGATATATCTATGCCGTCTCGCGCGATGGCGTCACAGGCACTGAGGTGGAATCTGACACCCTGGGCCTCGATGAGGTAGTAGCGAATATCCACCGCTACAACGGCGCACCCGCACTTCTCGGCTTCGGCATTTCTACGCCCGAACACGTCGCCGATGCCGTCGCCGCCGGCGCAGCCGGCGCCATTACCGGTTCGGCCATTACCAAGATTGTTGACCGCTACGTTTCACGTGAAACGGAAGATTCTCCTGGAGCCATCACCGATCTCGACGCACTGAAGCAGGAGATTACCGACTATGTCTCCCAGATGAAGGCTGCTACCAAGAAGTAG
- a CDS encoding dicarboxylate/amino acid:cation symporter produces MSKSKVTDSLLFKIVIAIVLGIIVSLFAPEWLGRIFATFNGLFSNFLNFFIPVLIFALITPAIAGLGKGAGKWLGYTAAIAYGSTIIAGVIAYITAKLLYPVLLGGQSLGLDVSDVDEGALTPYFEVEMPAPFEVMTALLLAFCVGVAMTAVKADTLYNASRELEAIVIKVIWGFVIPLLPIYIFGMFLGLGMNGNLLDVLSAFAKVLILSVVMTIAYLVLQYLVAGAIAERNPFKAIRTMLPAYFTALGTSSSAATIPVTHRAALNNGISKPIAGFVIPLCATIHLSGSMIKLTLYGFAVVYLADLNIGVATAAGFILLLGVMMIAAPGVPGGAVMVAVGLMQSMMGFDESMIALMIAAYIAVDSFGTAANVTGDGAIAMIVDRFAKNKIVDPDDPDNFLGDEGYEAEFIEAVDTDNDEADSASAGSSSASHSPSAGKHEAN; encoded by the coding sequence ATGTCTAAGTCAAAAGTGACGGACTCACTGTTGTTCAAGATCGTCATAGCGATCGTTCTTGGCATCATTGTGAGCCTTTTTGCCCCGGAATGGCTTGGGCGCATTTTCGCGACATTTAATGGTCTGTTCAGTAACTTCCTGAACTTTTTCATTCCGGTCCTGATTTTTGCGCTCATTACCCCAGCGATTGCTGGCCTTGGAAAAGGTGCTGGTAAGTGGTTGGGATATACCGCTGCCATTGCCTATGGTTCCACCATTATTGCTGGTGTTATCGCCTACATCACCGCGAAGTTGCTCTACCCAGTTCTCCTGGGCGGCCAATCATTAGGATTGGACGTGTCTGACGTCGATGAAGGTGCGCTGACTCCTTATTTCGAGGTCGAAATGCCCGCTCCTTTTGAGGTCATGACTGCTTTGCTGCTGGCATTTTGTGTCGGCGTGGCCATGACAGCGGTCAAGGCAGATACGCTTTATAACGCTTCCCGTGAGTTGGAAGCTATCGTCATCAAGGTTATTTGGGGATTTGTCATCCCTTTGCTGCCTATCTATATCTTCGGCATGTTTCTCGGCCTGGGTATGAACGGCAACCTCCTGGACGTTCTCTCCGCCTTTGCCAAGGTGTTGATCCTGTCCGTGGTGATGACCATTGCCTACTTGGTGCTGCAGTACTTGGTGGCTGGTGCCATCGCCGAGCGAAATCCCTTTAAAGCGATCCGCACGATGCTTCCTGCATACTTCACCGCGCTAGGTACCTCTTCTTCGGCAGCAACCATTCCGGTTACTCACCGTGCAGCATTAAACAATGGAATCTCGAAGCCCATTGCCGGTTTTGTCATTCCTTTGTGCGCGACCATTCACCTGTCCGGTTCGATGATCAAGTTGACCTTGTACGGCTTTGCCGTGGTCTACTTGGCTGACCTCAACATCGGCGTCGCTACTGCCGCAGGATTTATTCTCTTGCTGGGTGTCATGATGATTGCCGCCCCAGGCGTTCCTGGCGGTGCAGTCATGGTCGCCGTTGGTCTGATGCAGAGCATGATGGGCTTTGATGAGTCTATGATTGCGCTGATGATCGCCGCTTATATCGCAGTCGACTCCTTCGGTACCGCAGCGAATGTAACTGGCGACGGTGCTATCGCGATGATTGTTGACCGCTTTGCCAAGAACAAGATCGTCGACCCTGATGACCCAGACAACTTCTTGGGCGATGAGGGCTACGAGGCGGAGTTCATTGAAGCTGTCGATACTGATAACGATGAAGCTGACTCGGCTTCTGCAGGATCCTCTTCCGCTAGTCACTCTCCTAGCGCTGGAAAGCACGAAGCGAATTAG